Proteins from one Kineosporiaceae bacterium genomic window:
- a CDS encoding glycosyltransferase — protein MTRGPLGSVIIPAHNESTVIAHTLTALVSALPLGTLEVIVVCNGCTDDTAEVAASVHPAIRVVEIAESSKIAALQRGDDEATTFPRLYLDADVSLPGASALAVLDHLSRDGRVLAARPALTYDTRGASRLVRSYYRARLLIPSLFNRLWGAGVYGLSERGRARFRTWPAVVGDDLFVDSLFTDSEIAVISGDPVVVRVPRTARALLAVLRRGAVAKIQRLQRDEVGGDELVLRQPLTSTLWGLVRSIVAGPTAALDVLVYIGFACLARLDRFRRVGTSWERDDSSRQSLPGPGAC, from the coding sequence GTGACCCGGGGTCCGTTGGGAAGCGTGATCATTCCGGCTCACAACGAGTCGACGGTGATTGCTCACACGCTCACGGCGCTGGTGAGCGCACTGCCTCTGGGCACGCTCGAGGTCATCGTGGTGTGCAACGGCTGCACTGACGACACGGCGGAGGTCGCGGCGTCCGTTCATCCCGCGATACGCGTGGTGGAGATCGCGGAGTCATCCAAGATCGCCGCACTCCAAAGAGGTGACGACGAGGCGACCACCTTCCCGCGCCTCTATCTGGACGCCGATGTCTCCCTGCCAGGGGCGTCCGCTCTGGCCGTGCTCGATCATCTGTCCCGCGACGGCCGGGTGCTCGCGGCGCGCCCCGCGCTGACCTACGACACCCGGGGGGCGTCCAGGCTGGTCCGGTCCTACTACCGCGCGCGGCTGTTGATCCCGTCGCTGTTCAACCGGTTGTGGGGGGCCGGGGTCTACGGTCTCAGTGAACGTGGTCGAGCGCGCTTCCGAACCTGGCCGGCGGTCGTCGGTGACGATCTGTTCGTCGACTCGCTGTTCACGGACAGCGAGATCGCCGTGATCAGCGGCGACCCGGTCGTCGTTCGCGTCCCCCGAACCGCTCGCGCGCTCCTCGCGGTGCTACGCCGAGGGGCGGTCGCGAAGATCCAGCGGCTTCAGCGCGACGAGGTGGGCGGTGACGAGTTGGTGCTTCGGCAGCCACTCACATCGACCCTGTGGGGGCTGGTCCGATCGATCGTCGCCGGCCCGACGGCTGCCCTTGATGTGTTGGTGTACATCGGGTTCGCCTGCCTCGCCCGCCTCGATCGCTTCCGGCGCGTGGGCACGTCGTGGGAGAGAGACGACTCCAGCCGTCAATCCTTGCCAGGGCCGGGTGCGTGCTGA
- a CDS encoding glycosyltransferase family 2 protein — protein MIVTYQSARQIPRLLDALDRERRTGLDLDVLVVDNDSQDGTPDVVRGYDWVRFVPSGGNLGYAAAINIGSRLVSEDRAILVLNPDIVPLEGSLGRLLDGLAVSGVGVVAPRLETMEGQLSKSLRHEPSIGRALVDALLGDHASRLPCGASGIVWPDSAYVAARHCEWATGAALLISPNCRSAVGDWDERYFLYCEETDYLRRVRATGLHVRYEPTSVVRHVGGASGVSDGLHARGAVSMVRYYRRYHGPIPSMVFRGMIMLHQLVRWRRSESGLALRALLSRSVQATLPAPSFPSGQQESLR, from the coding sequence TTGATCGTCACGTACCAGAGCGCCCGCCAGATCCCACGGCTCCTCGATGCCCTCGACCGTGAGCGGCGCACGGGGCTGGACCTGGACGTCCTGGTCGTCGACAACGATTCGCAGGACGGCACTCCCGACGTCGTACGAGGCTACGACTGGGTGCGCTTCGTGCCCTCGGGGGGCAATCTCGGCTATGCGGCAGCGATCAACATCGGAAGTCGGCTCGTGTCCGAAGACCGGGCCATCTTGGTCCTCAACCCCGACATCGTCCCCCTCGAGGGGTCCTTGGGGCGACTGTTGGACGGGCTGGCGGTCTCAGGAGTCGGCGTGGTGGCACCCCGCCTCGAGACGATGGAGGGCCAGCTCTCCAAGTCCTTGCGGCACGAGCCCTCGATTGGGCGAGCCCTCGTCGACGCCCTCCTCGGTGACCACGCCAGTCGGCTACCCTGCGGCGCCAGCGGGATCGTGTGGCCCGATTCGGCTTATGTGGCGGCCCGACACTGCGAGTGGGCCACTGGCGCCGCACTTCTCATCTCGCCCAACTGCCGGTCCGCGGTCGGCGACTGGGATGAGAGGTATTTCCTCTACTGCGAGGAAACGGACTATCTACGTCGAGTGCGAGCGACGGGGCTGCATGTCCGCTACGAGCCGACTTCCGTGGTTCGCCATGTGGGCGGCGCATCGGGGGTGTCGGACGGTCTCCATGCCCGTGGTGCGGTCAGCATGGTCCGCTACTACAGGCGTTACCACGGGCCGATTCCGAGCATGGTGTTCCGGGGCATGATCATGCTCCACCAACTCGTCAGGTGGCGCCGTTCGGAGTCCGGATTGGCACTGCGCGCACTCTTGTCGCGCTCGGTGCAGGCGACCTTGCCCGCCCCTTCGTTCCCATCGGGGCAGCAGGAGAGCCTCCGATGA
- a CDS encoding O-antigen ligase family protein, with amino-acid sequence MSQGGPVDDKALLTREAELAESLSTRHVIAIRLIKSYMIAIMLFPSDAVFPPLGASGYVASIVALVTFAAYMVWMLRGTGGAEITKHPLRSVVILFWLVSLSSYLKFNLDAHDGTTSLAADRWLLLLAGLTGVIMITGNHLRDRDDVMSVLRTLSWAGAVCGLVAALQFWASVDLSPLLRQLPGLKINAEEFGIQLRGSLNRVSGTAIHPIELGTTTAMVLPFAIHVLIFDKKKQMWRRLLPTLLIAAGIPAAVSRSAILAAAVSLGVYLVCQPPMRRIQGFLLAPVVVSAIFVSTPGLIGTLLAFFQAGTSDPSIYTRTGDYPFVLAQLQKHPVLGRGGGTVIPQDVFEILDNQYLSTVLDLGLAGLIALLCYVLFPALLALRSFARSNDEVSASLSAACLGATLGAAVSMFTFDAFSFPMFTGVHALVLGITAATSTMTRRGPAPV; translated from the coding sequence ATGAGTCAGGGCGGGCCCGTCGACGACAAGGCGCTGCTCACTCGCGAGGCAGAACTCGCCGAGTCACTCAGCACCCGACACGTGATCGCGATTCGACTGATCAAGTCGTACATGATCGCCATCATGCTGTTCCCCTCGGACGCCGTGTTTCCTCCGCTGGGCGCCTCGGGATACGTCGCCTCAATCGTTGCACTCGTCACCTTCGCGGCGTACATGGTCTGGATGCTGCGGGGGACGGGCGGAGCCGAGATCACGAAGCATCCCCTGCGGTCGGTCGTCATTCTCTTCTGGCTGGTGTCCCTCTCGTCCTATCTCAAGTTCAACCTGGACGCGCACGACGGGACGACCTCCCTCGCCGCAGACCGTTGGCTCCTCCTGCTGGCAGGGCTGACCGGCGTCATCATGATCACCGGGAACCACCTGCGTGACCGTGATGACGTCATGTCCGTGCTGAGGACGCTCTCCTGGGCGGGGGCTGTCTGTGGGTTGGTTGCGGCGCTGCAGTTCTGGGCTTCTGTCGATCTGTCGCCCCTGCTCCGTCAGCTACCCGGCTTGAAGATCAATGCCGAGGAGTTCGGTATCCAACTCCGCGGATCACTCAATCGAGTGTCCGGCACGGCGATCCATCCCATCGAGTTGGGAACCACGACGGCAATGGTGCTTCCCTTCGCCATACACGTGCTGATCTTCGACAAGAAGAAGCAGATGTGGCGTCGACTGTTGCCCACATTGTTGATTGCTGCGGGTATTCCCGCAGCCGTGTCGAGGTCGGCCATCCTGGCGGCCGCGGTGTCGCTCGGCGTCTACCTGGTCTGTCAACCACCCATGCGGCGTATTCAAGGGTTCCTGTTGGCGCCCGTGGTCGTCTCGGCGATATTCGTCTCCACGCCGGGTCTCATCGGCACGCTCCTCGCGTTCTTCCAAGCCGGCACCTCGGACCCGTCCATCTACACGCGAACCGGCGACTATCCGTTCGTCCTGGCCCAGCTGCAAAAGCATCCGGTGCTCGGCAGGGGAGGCGGCACCGTCATACCTCAGGACGTCTTCGAGATCCTGGACAATCAGTATCTCAGCACCGTCCTGGACCTGGGTCTGGCCGGACTCATCGCCCTGCTCTGCTACGTGCTCTTTCCGGCGCTGTTGGCTTTGCGTTCCTTTGCGCGGTCGAATGACGAAGTGTCGGCGTCGCTGTCCGCGGCATGCCTGGGCGCCACGCTGGGTGCCGCCGTGAGCATGTTCACCTTCGATGCTTTCTCGTTCCCCATGTTCACTGGAGTCCATGCCCTTGTCCTGGGCATCACCGCAGCGACCTCGACGATGACGCGGCGGGGTCCAGCGCCGGTATGA